aaataatctttgatcgcctaattacatattttatatatatatttttttaaaattttatttttctctaaccatttttaatttcaaatatttaaaattaagagAAAAGCAATTTACTGTCGACTTAGTCGCCCACGTGGGCTTTGATCAGATGACGTATCTTTTCTACTTGATATGGTTTAGTGCTATATACAGAGACAGAGAGTAACCATATCAAATACAAGCACAAAAATATAGAGATCTCATCTCTTCGCATTCAATAAAAAGTGTTGTGTTGTGAAATTATCATTGGTGTTCTCGTAATACTCACATGCTGTGAGTGTACTTCATTTGTGATCAGGACACCATAGAAGTATCAATCAAAAGTCGTGAATATACATTAAATGCTTCCGTCATGCTCAATTTTTTTACGGACCGAGCGTATTGCATGTCTCACGTGCATTGCGTATACCACGATTTTACTCAATAAAATCATCACAACGTGTCAGCTTCGTCACGCCAGCCCAACCCGTCGTTAAAAATACAGCTTGGGTTAAGCTTATAGTAGTTTGTTTAGAGACGGACCGAAACGGACGAGCTCGTTTGAGTCGCGGGTTGAGGCATGACAAGATGGGCCACCCTGTCAgttttttggaaatttaaaactagtatttgaaatgtttttaacatcttatattatatttttatttattgattatAATTAAGGTTCTATTTGTTATTAATATTACTTGGATATAtggttttttattcaaaatatatttgttggTATCAATCACAACACCTCATATAAAATTGTTTCACAAAACACTAATCTATATCGCAACGATTTGACAAAAAACAAGAGAAATGAAGGTTATCAAATTTATGGTCGACCAGACTAAGCACTTAATACgtaaaaaattgtgattttttaagtttcatctttaatataaaattaaatatttttattgaaataatATCTTAAAAGTTTTTGACCATTTTCTTTACGACTTTTGCGTAATTTTTTTCGTTTGATATGGCAACAATCAACATTCATAATGTAAAAAATATTACGCATCAAAATCTTGATCAAAATCGCCTGAGAATCTTTCAATGAGCGGAATAGATTGAAAATGTCTACTACTACAAAAAAACAAAGGAGCAAGAAAATAAGCATCTTTGATGCATAACTGAGTCTGCAGTTCTTCAGTCGAAGAGACTGAAGCCCATATCCTGCAACAAAACCAGAGAACAAATTAGGCAGCAGACTTAGAAGATCATCCTAGGAAGATCATAAATTCGAGAAAACATAGTTATTTACTTCGCATAATAATGCAATATGATAACTTACATCATCAGACTCTTCTTTCTCTTCTACCTTCTCTTCTTTATTTGCTGCAGCTGCAGCTGCAGCAGGCACAGCGGCACCACCCGCATCACTGGTTGGTGCAGCAACAGCAACTCCACCACCTCCAGCTGGTACAGAAGCAAGCTTTTCCCTTCCACCAGCAATCAACTCGGTTATATCTTTGCCCTTGACTTGAGACAGAAAGAAATCAATTCTGTCATCACCAGCTTCAGCACCAACTGATCGAAATAGAGGTTTGATTATTAGAAACGAGATGCTAAAAAACTCAGATGCGACTCATGCTCCATCAATCAAACAGCATAGCGTTACACATTGAACATTGAAAAACATTAAATTATAAGAAACCAATTGTACAACCCTAATTCACCAAGAAGATAGAAacatatcattaaattaaaacatAATAGCCCACAAGGTATGCGCATAGGCTAAAGATCTAGTCAAGCTCAATTTCTGTGGTTGGTGACAATCCAAATGCCTTCACGCCTGGTCACATGTCAAGTTGCAGTCTCCTGATAAGGCGAACGCTTGGGCCTTAATCACACGACTTGATGCTCCTCAAAGACCCAACTTGCGTTTCAGGTGTGGTTCAAATTAAAGTTTTTGCATTTTAAGTGAATTGCataccgtatatcattcattTTAAGTCAAAGTTAAACTAAATAtcggaagaaaatattacaactAGAGCTTGCATTACAATCTATTTTTTCATTATGcacaaatttaattttttttcagtgGATTATGTTACCATTGCTGACAAACTGTAATATAAAAGTAGATTTAGAAGGGTTACATGTAACTTTCCACCACTCGTCTTCTAACTTCGGCAAGCATGTAGTCATATATACCTGATAAACTTTGATTGTTCAcaatttctgaaattttatGCCGAACAATTCAATTTAACAGCAAGTAAACTGAGTTTCAATTTGCATTTCTTTTGGTCCTACGTATTTATTGCCACTTTGAATTTTTTCAAAGTTGTGGCtaaaaattctttaattaaaaGCTAAACAAATTATTATGTTATACATCCcctacatttaatttaaaattcagaTATGATTCCAAAGCTGCTCAGACTTTCCTGACCATGAATTTGAAAATCCATATGCTAAAGGTTCTTGTGAGTTCTTGAACTCcaataaaaaattttagatcattcaagaattttTAAAAGCTACCATGGACAAGTATAAGGTGATCAATTGGATATTATAGAAttcggattcaaattcatcaatcaaaaggcaaaaaatattttatcaagaaAAACATCTTTAAGAATTGTTAAATAAGTTTCAATAAGCAATTGAAGTCAATTTCAATCTCAGGATTCATCGAAAATCCAAGCAAGCTACACAATGCAACAGCAAAAACATTTTACTTCACCTTTAAATATAAAGAATGATCGACATCAAACAAATTACATGAAAAGGAAATAAACTTCATGGATATACTGATAGTGATTCCAATGGGTCACACGAAGATCACAAAAGTACATCCGTGTATGTATTTGGGTTCAAAAACTACAACACTAATCcaaatttaaatcgaaaataGATAAAATATCAGAGCGAAGAATATAAAAACGTCGAAACGTAGATATCACACAGCATCAATCATACACACGGACGGGAAGAATAACCTGAGCAGAGAATATCTTTCAAATCATCGGCGGAGGGATAGGTGTTGCCACCCAGCACCGCCAACAAGTA
The Primulina tabacum isolate GXHZ01 chromosome 9, ASM2559414v2, whole genome shotgun sequence DNA segment above includes these coding regions:
- the LOC142556518 gene encoding large ribosomal subunit protein P2-like; its protein translation is MKILAAYLLAVLGGNTYPSADDLKDILCSVGAEAGDDRIDFFLSQVKGKDITELIAGGREKLASVPAGGGGVAVAAPTSDAGGAAVPAAAAAAANKEEKVEEKEESDDDMGFSLFD